From Candidatus Xianfuyuplasma coldseepsis:
AAAAACAGCAATATAATTAGATAAACAATTACATCTCCCCATTCAGTAGAAATGTAAAATGAGGTTACGTTTTTCAATAATGCTATGATGTAAGCTCCAATTACTGGTCCATAAAATGTCGAAAATCCACCTAAAGTTCCTGCAAAAAACGCACTGACTTGTACCGATACTAGCATGTCGGAGCGAACTGTGACTCGTGGTGCAACAAAAATCGCTGCGAGCGTACCAAGCATTGCTGCTGTAGCCCATGATATCATCGTAATTCGTTTTGTTGGAACCCCCATTAACTTCGATGTCGTCTCATCCACTGCAGTTACCCTAGTAGCGAGTCCCCAACGAGTTTTTTGGATAAAGTAAAACAGTCCAATCATAAGCAGCGAGGATACAACAATAATCAATAATGTATTGTATTGCAGTGTTGCACCAAAGATACTCATACTATATTGTGAAGGGATATAACGATCCAATGTTTGGGTATCCACCCCAAAAATAAAGGTTTGAAGATCCGTTAAAACCATGATAATCCCTAACGTGATAATCTGTTTGGATACAGCACCAGCTTTCGAAGCTGGCCGAATGATAATCGTATCAATGATAACACCAGTAAGAAATGCGGCTAATAGTGCAACAATCGTCACAACCCAAATATTATATCCAAGCTTCATCATCGCAAACGCGGCAATAAACGCCATAAATGTACCGATTGTGCCTTGGGCAAAGTTTGTTGTTCGCGATGTGCGAAAAATCAAGACAATACCAAGTGCAGCTAACGCATACACACTACCTGTTTCTAGGCTATTGAACAAAATGTTTAAAAAGGTCGTCATCTATCCCCACCTCACTATTGTTGAAGCCCATACATACCCAATACCCGCAGCAAGTAAACATACGGTATTTCCATCTTTAATTCTCCCTTGTTCTAATCCCAGGTACAAAGATAGTATCTGATCGATTTGTCCGATGTGACCATAGTCTTCCAGATAAGTCGATTGTTCGGGTTCTAACGACAGTTCTTGTAACATATGTTCGTGGCCAGAACGTTTGATATGAAGAATCCCAAGATAATCAATATCGTTTCGCGTTTTTTGTGACTTTCGCAACGATTCATCAATACAGGTGAGCCAATTATTCATTGACACGTCGTTCAATCTAGCCTTCATCATTTGTGGTTCCATTAGGGTCAATGATTTATAGGCTTTGTCAACATTCTGTTTGGTAATTGGATTGACGGTTCCACCAATCGTGCAAC
This genomic window contains:
- a CDS encoding branched-chain amino acid ABC transporter permease: MTTFLNILFNSLETGSVYALAALGIVLIFRTSRTTNFAQGTIGTFMAFIAAFAMMKLGYNIWVVTIVALLAAFLTGVIIDTIIIRPASKAGAVSKQIITLGIIMVLTDLQTFIFGVDTQTLDRYIPSQYSMSIFGATLQYNTLLIIVVSSLLMIGLFYFIQKTRWGLATRVTAVDETTSKLMGVPTKRITMISWATAAMLGTLAAIFVAPRVTVRSDMLVSVQVSAFFAGTLGGFSTFYGPVIGAYIIALLKNVTSFYISTEWGDVIVYLIILLFLYFKPYGLFGKKPDKKV